One part of the Streptomyces nigra genome encodes these proteins:
- a CDS encoding ArsR/SmtB family transcription factor — MMMSVDTDLIRVLADPLRLRIVTLLARETLCTTHLVEETGARQTNLSNHLRVLREAGVVETEPCGRFTYYKLRPDVIAQLAGQFADLAESARTAADNKRACP; from the coding sequence ATGATGATGTCAGTCGACACTGACCTGATCCGGGTGCTGGCCGACCCGCTCAGGCTCCGGATCGTGACCCTGCTGGCCCGCGAGACGCTGTGCACCACGCACCTCGTCGAGGAGACCGGCGCCCGGCAGACCAATCTCTCCAACCACCTCAGGGTCCTGCGCGAGGCCGGGGTCGTGGAGACCGAGCCGTGCGGGCGCTTCACCTACTACAAGCTCCGCCCCGACGTCATCGCCCAGCTCGCCGGGCAGTTCGCCGACCTGGCCGAGTCCGCCCGCACCGCCGCCGACAACAAGAGGGCCTGCCCGTGA